Proteins from a genomic interval of Colletes latitarsis isolate SP2378_abdomen chromosome 3, iyColLati1, whole genome shotgun sequence:
- the LOC143340614 gene encoding uncharacterized protein LOC143340614, which yields MLGRVRAAFFSLVIATCLLQHTQQQGSRQNREVILNISDDQKTQYLNQDFYSNAYNYGYEVSPNGQFHHEARGPDEITYGCYGYIDPFGKLKTTFYISDGWGYRVVQPGNAIELFLHEHEHHHHDESEQHEHEHEHHEHHDHHGVITQWTDLHFPDICSQFDGTNSKPSTAFPPGQTPSTDGSASGGTPVQPGQPQYPPQPVYPNKPGYPGQPGAPGTPAIPVTPGTSGTPGIPGKPGTPGTPGTPGTPAHPGIPGKPGHPGIPGKPGRPGTPGTPGRPPQPGYPGTPGTPDTPGRPPTSGYPGHPGTPGTPGTPGKPGTPGTPGYPGSPGTPSTPGTPGSPPQPGHPGYPGTPGTPGTPGTPGTPGTPAQPPQPGHPGTPGAPGTPGTPGKPPQPGFPGTPGTPGTPGTPGTPPQPGHPGYPGTPGTPGSPGTPGTPGKPPQPGYPGTPGTPGTPGTPGTPPQPGHPGYPGTPGTPGSPGTPGTPGKPPQPGYPGTPGTPGTPGTPGTPPQPGHPGYPGTPGTPGSPGTPGTPGKPPQPGYPGTPGTPGTPATPGRPPQPGHPGTPGIPGTPGKPPQPGYPGTPGTPGKPPQPGYPGTPGTPGTPATPGRPPQPGHPGTPATPGTPGKPPQPGYPGTPGTPGKPPQPGYPGTPGTPGTPGTPGSPPQPGHPGYPGTPGTPGTPGIPGTPGKPPQPGHPGTPGTPGKPPRPGYPGTPGSPPQPGHPGYPGTPGTPGTPGTPGSPGTSGTPGTPPHPGYPGTPGTPGTPGTPGKPPQPGYPGTPGTPGTPGSPPQPGHPGYPGTPGTPGSPPQPGYPGTPGTPGKPPQPGYPGTPGYPGTPGTPGTPGTPGKPPQPGYPGTPGYPGTPGTPGTPGSPPQPGHPGYPGTPGTPGSPGTPGTPPHPGYPGTPGTPGKPPQPGYPGTPGTPGTPGSPPQPGHPGYPGTPGTPGSPPQPGYPGTPGTPGKPPQPGYPGTPGYPGTPGTPGTPGTPGKPPQPGYPGTPGYPGTPGTPGTPGSPPQPGHPGYPGTPGTPGSPGTPGTPPHPGYPGTPGTPGKPPQPGYPGTPGTPGTPGSPPQPGHPGYPGTPGTPGSPPQPGYPGTPETPAKPPQPGYPGTPGTPGTPGSPPQPGHPGYPGTPGTPGSPGTPGTPGTPPHPGYPGTPGTPGKPPQPGYPGTPGYPGIPGTPGTPGSPPQPGHPGYPGTPGTPGSPGTPGTPGTPPHPGYPGTPGTPGKPPQPGYPGTPGTPGTPGSPPHPGYPGTPGTPGSPPHPGYPGTPGTPGKPPQPGYPGTPGYPGTPGTPGTPGSPPQPGHPGYPGTPGTPGSPGTPGTPGSPPHPGYPGTPGPPGKPPQPGYPGTPGSPGTPGTPGSPPQPGHPGSPGTPGTPGTPGSPPQPGHPGYPGTPGTPGSPGTPGTPPHPGYPGTPGTPGKPPQPGYPGTPGTPGTPGSPPQPGHPGYPGTPGTPGSPGTPGTPGYPGTPGTPGKPPQPGYPGTPGTPGTPGSPPQPGHPGYPGTPGTPGSPGTPGTPGTPSHPGYPGTPGTPGKPPQPGYPGTPGTPGTPGTPGSPPQPGHPGYPGTPGTPGSPPHPGYPGTPGTPGKPPQPGYPGTPGTPGTPGTPGRPPQPGHPGSPGTPGTPGTPGSPPQPGHSGYPGTPGAPGSPPHPGYPGTPGTPGKPPQPGYPGTPGTPGTPGSPPQPGHPGYPGTPGTPGSPPHPGYPGPPGTPGKPPQPGYPGTPGTPGTPGTPGSPPQPGHPGSPGTPGTPGKPPQPGYPGTPGYPGTPGTPGTPGSPPQPGHPGYPGTPGTPGSPGTPGTPGTPPHPGYPGTPGSPGTPGTPGSPPQPGRPGSPGTPGTPGTPGSPPQPGHPGYPGTPGTPGSPGTPGTPPHPGYPGTPGTPGKPSQPGYPGTPGTPGTPGSPPQPGHPGYPGVPGTPGMPGTPGTPGTPPHPGYPGTPGTPGKPPQPGYPGTPGTPGTPGTPGSPPQPGHPGYPGTPGTPGSPGTPGTPGSPGTPGTPGTPSHPGYPGSPGTPGKPPQPGYPGTPGYPGTPGTPGTPGSPPQPGHPGYPGTPGTPGTPSHPGYPGTPGTPGKPPQPGYPGTPGYPGIPGTPGTPGSPPQPGHPGYPGTPGTPGTPSHPGYPGTPGTPGKPPQPGYPGTPGYPGIPGTPGTPGSPPQPGHPGYPGTPGIPSQPGYPGSPGTPGTPGTPGSPPQPGYPGYPGYPGTPGTPGAPGYPGTPGTPGYPDGPQPGAPGRPGKPGKPGRPGKPGKPGKPGHHGAGSPSHPMQPPYPGAPGLEGTPGSPGIPGLPGTPGSPPHPPYPGYPGDSGTPGVPGTPGTPGRPSRPGKPGTPGIPGIPPYPPQPGYPGAPGSPGTPGIPGTPGTPGTPPIPPQPGHPGHPGKPGRPGRPGRPGSPGLPGHHSHPGTSTPGSEQHPSYPGYPTEPQGPGGDGGGVGGVGPDGPNGPWPNGPDGPQGPGGPGGPDGPEGPGGPVGGVGGVGGEGGVGPDGPDGPWPTGSPGPDGPWPGDPDYVPGAQPTSRPQYEGPIKLQYPLKYYEPTTPSAYNEPFYGDYGQKQVERLTSSSKFNSDFRKNGTFDVNYEKNVESTAFGYPTKISSPFGSKDNQYQGQSERLGYHQEQLNQNADAINSLLHMQRKESRKYTDEEDGNAYVGVTKLAPQTTYNEVKTSNNAKYAGQQQIEHTNRGHRKFSQQVTKLSQPDKTNPIVEVETEKAAYQNANVKYQSSSRDSSTFIKQLEAGPKGEELRAGTSNEECNCNTRSSNHDTTVTKISRFQGTSP from the exons GTGATTGCCACATGTCTGTTGCAACACACTCAGCAGCAAGGAAGCAGGCAGAATAGAGAAGTGATATTGAACATCAGTGATGATCAGAAAACACAATACCTAAACCAAGACTTCTATTCCA ACGCATACAATTACGGTTATGAAGTTAGTCCCAATGGGCAATTCCATCATGAAGCACGTGGACCTGATGAAATCACCTATGGATGCTATGGATATATAGACCCATTTGGAAAATTGAAAACAACGTTTTACATAAGTGATGGTTGGGGATACCGAGTCGTTCAACCAGGCAACGCAATTGAACTATTCTTACATGAACATGAGCATCATCATCATGACGAATCAGAGCAACATGAACACGAACATGAACACCACGAACACCACGATCACCATGGCGTTATTACGCAATGGACCGACTTACATTTTCCAGATATTTGTAGTCAATTCGACGGAACGAATTCGAAACCAAGTACAGCCTTCCCGCCCGGCCAAA CACCAAGCACGGACGGTTCCGCCAGTGGAGGGACACCTGTGCAACCAGGTCAACCACAATATCCACCACAACCAGTATATCCAAACAAACCAG GATATCCCGGACAGCCAGGTGCCCCTGGAACACCAGCAATTCCAGTAACGCCGGGAACATCGGGTACACCAGGTATTCCAGGTAAACCTGGTACCCCTGGGACACCAGGAACACCAGGAACTCCAGCCCATCCAGGAATCCCAGGTAAACCAGGCCACCCAGGCATACCTGGTAAACCAGGAAGGCCTGGCACACCAGGTACACCAGGAAGACCACCACAACCAGGATACCCTGGAACACCTGGAACACCTGACACGCCTGGCAGACCACCAACATCGGGATACCCAGGACATCCCGGAACTCCTGGAACACCTGGCACGCCAGGAAAACCTGGAACACCTGGTACGCCGGGATACCCTGGTAGCCCCGGTACGCCAAGCACACCGGGCACACCCGGCAGTCCACCACAACCGGGACATCCGGGATATCCCGGAACGCCTGGCACTCCGGGAACACCAGGAACACCAGGAACACCCGGAACTCCTGCACAACCACCGCAACCAGGACACCCAGGTACACCCGGAGCGCCTGGAACACCTGGCACGCCTGGAAAACCGCCTCAACCTGGATTCCCCGGTACACCCGGTACGCCTGGAACACCTGGCACACCTGGCACTCCACCACAACCTGGACACCCAGGATATCCCGGAACGCCTGGCACCCCAGGATCACCTGGAACCCCTGGTACGCCCGGAAAACCGCCTCAGCCAGGATACCCTGGTACCCCCGGAACACCAGGAACACCTGGCACACCTGGCACTCCACCACAACCTGGACACCCAGGATATCCCGGAACGCCTGGCACCCCAGGATCACCTGGAACCCCTGGTACGCCCGGAAAACCGCCTCAGCCAGGATACCCTGGTACCCCCGGAACACCAGGAACACCTGGCACACCTGGCACTCCACCACAACCTGGACACCCAGGATATCCCGGAACGCCTGGCACCCCAGGATCACCTGGAACCCCTGGTACGCCCGGAAAACCGCCTCAGCCAGGATACCCTGGTACGCCCGGAACACCAGGAACACCGGCCACACCAGGAAGACCACCACAACCAGGACATCCTGGAACACCCGGAATACCAGGCACGCCTGGAAAACCGCCTCAACCTGGATACCCAGGAACACCTGGAACACCTGGAAAACCGCCTCAGCCTGGATACCCTGGAACCCCCGGAACGCCTGGAACACCGGCCACACCAGGAAGACCACCACAACCAGGACATCCTGGAACACCCGCAACACCAGGCACGCCTGGAAAACCGCCTCAACCTGGATACCCAGGAACACCTGGTACACCTGGAAAACCGCCGCAGCCTGGATACCCTGGTACCCCCGGAACGCCAGGAACACCGGGCACACCTGGCAGTCCACCACAACCGGGACATCCAGGATATCCAGGAACACCCGGTACACCAGGAACACCAGGAATACCGGGCACGCCTGGAAAACCGCCACAACCAGGACACCCTGGTACACCCGGCACGCCTGGAAAACCGCCTCGACCAGGATACCCTGGAACGCCAGGAAGTCCACCACAACCGGGGCATCCGGGGTATCCTGGAACGCCCGGCACCCCTGGAACGCCTGGAACCCCTGGATCGCCAGGAACATCTGGCACTCCTGGAACACCACCGCATCCTGGATACCCTGGTACACCCGGAACGCCTGGAACACCTGGTACGCCTGGAAAACCACCTCAACCTGGATACCCTGGAACACCAGGAACACCTGGAACGCCTGGAAGTCCACCACAACCGGGTCATCCGGGATATCCTGGAACGCCTGGCACCCCTGGATCGCCACCGCAACCTGGATACCCCGGTACACCTGGAACGCCTGGAAAACCGCCGCAACCAGGCTACCCAGGAACACCTGGATACCCAGGTACACCAGGAACGCCTGGAACACCTGGTACGCCTGGAAAGCCGCCACAACCTGGCTATCCGGGAACACCTGGATACCCTGGTACACCCGGCACGCCTGGTACGCCTGGCAGTCCGCCACAACCGGGGCATCCGGGATATCCTGGAACGCCTGGCACCCCTGGATCGCCAGGAACACCTGGAACACCACCGCATCCTGGATACCCGGGCACACCTGGCACGCCTGGAAAACCGCCTCAACCTGGATACCCTGGAACACCAGGAACACCTGGAACGCCTGGAAGTCCACCACAACCGGGTCATCCGGGATATCCTGGAACGCCTGGCACCCCTGGATCGCCACCGCAACCTGGATACCCCGGTACACCTGGAACGCCTGGAAAACCGCCGCAACCAGGCTACCCAGGAACACCTGGATATCCAGGTACACCAGGAACGCCTGGAACACCTGGTACGCCTGGAAAGCCGCCACAACCTGGCTATCCGGGAACACCTGGATACCCTGGTACACCCGGCACGCCTGGTACGCCTGGCAGTCCGCCACAACCGGGGCATCCGGGATATCCTGGAACGCCTGGCACCCCTGGATCGCCAGGAACACCTGGAACACCACCGCATCCTGGATACCCGGGCACACCTGGCACGCCTGGAAAACCGCCTCAACCTGGATACCCTGGAACACCAGGAACACCTGGAACGCCTGGAAGTCCACCACAACCGGGCCATCCGGGATATCCTGGAACGCCAGGCACCCCTGGATCGCCACCGCAACCTGGATACCCCGGTACACCTGAAACGCCCGCAAAACCGCCGCAACCAGGCTACCCAGGTACACCAGGAACGCCTGGAACGCCTGGCAGCCCACCACAACCGGGGCATCCGGGATATCCTGGAACGCCTGGTACTCCAGGATCGCCGGGAACACCTGGCACTCCTGGAACACCACCGCATCCTGGATACCCAGGCACACCTGGTACGCCTGGAAAGCCGCCACAACCTGGCTATCCAGGAACACCTGGATACCCTGGTATACCCGGCACGCCTGGTACGCCTGGCAGTCCACCACAACCGGGGCATCCGGGATATCCTGGAACGCCTGGCACCCCAGGATCTCCGGGTACCCCTGGCACTCCTGGAACACCCCCGCATCCTGGATACCCAGGCACACCTGGCACGCCTGGAAAGCCGCCTCAACCTGGATACCCTGGAACACCAGGAACACCTGGAACGCCTGGAAGTCCACCACATCCGGGATATCCTGGAACGCCTGGCACCCCTGGATCGCCACCGCATCCTGGATACCCAGGCACACCTGGCACGCCTGGAAAGCCGCCACAACCTGGCTATCCAGGAACACCTGGATACCCTGGTACACCCGGCACGCCTGGTACGCCTGGCAGTCCACCACAACCGGGGCATCCGGGATATCCTGGAACGCCTGGCACCCCAGGATCGCCGGGTACACCTGGCACACCTGGATCGCCACCGCATCCTGGATACCCTGGTACACCCGGACCGCCGGGAAAACCGCCGCAACCTGGCTACCCAGGAACACCAGGATCGCCTGGAACACCGGGCACACCTGGTAGTCCACCACAACCGGGACATCCAGGATCACCTGGAACACCTGGTACGCCTGGAACGCCTGGAAGTCCACCACAACCGGGCCATCCGGGATATCCTGGAACGCCTGGCACCCCTGGATCGCCAGGAACACCTGGAACACCACCGCATCCTGGATACCCGGGCACGCCTGGCACGCCTGGAAAACCGCCTCAACCTGGATACCCTGGTACACCCGGCACGCCTGGTACGCCTGGCAGTCCACCACAACCGGGGCATCCGGGATATCCTGGAACGCCTGGCACCCCAGGATCGCCGGGTACACCGGGCACTCCTGGATACCCAGGCACACCTGGCACCCCTGGAAAGCCGCCTCAACCTGGATACCCGGGAACACCGGGAACACCTGGAACGCCTGGAAGTCCACCACAACCGGGCCATCCGGGATATCCTGGAACGCCTGGCACCCCAGGATCGCCGGGAACACCTGGGACTCCTGGAACACCATCACATCCTGGATACCCAGGCACACCTGGCACGCCTGGAAAGCCGCCTCAACCTGGATACCCTGGAACACCAGGAACGCCAGGAACACCTGGAACGCCTGGAAGTCCACCACAACCGGGCCATCCAGGATATCCTGGAACGCCTGGCACCCCTGGATCGCCACCGCATCCTGGATACCCTGGTACACCCGGAACGCCTGGAAAACCGCCGCAACCTGGCTACCCAGGAACACCAGGTACCCCTGGAACACCGGGCACACCTGGCAGACCACCACAACCGGGACATCCAGGATCACCTGGAACACCTGGTACGCCTGGAACGCCAGGAAGTCCACCACAGCCGGGCCATTCGGGATATCCTGGAACGCCTGGCGCTCCTGGATCGCCACCGCATCCTGGATACCCTGGTACACCCGGAACGCCTGGAAAGCCGCCTCAACCTGGATACCCTGGAACACCAGGAACACCTGGAACGCCTGGAAGTCCACCACAACCGGGCCATCCAGGATATCCTGGAACGCCTGGCACCCCTGGATCACCACCGCATCCTGGATACCCTGGTCCACCCGGAACGCCTGGAAAACCGCCGCAACCTGGCTACCCAGGAACACCAGGAACGCCTGGAACACCGGGCACACCTGGCAGTCCACCACAACCGGGACATCCAGGATCACCTGGAACACCTGGAACCCCTGGAAAGCCGCCTCAACCTGGCTATCCAGGAACACCTGGATACCCTGGTACACCCGGCACACCTGGAACGCCTGGAAGTCCACCACAACCGGGCCATCCGGGATATCCTGGAACGCCTGGCACCCCAGGATCGCCGGGAACACCTGGCACTCCTGGAACACCACCGCATCCTGGATACCCAGGAACACCAGGATCGCCTGGAACACCGGGTACACCTGGTAGTCCACCACAACCGGGACGTCCAGGATCACCTGGAACACCTGGTACGCCTGGAACGCCTGGAAGTCCACCACAACCGGGCCATCCGGGATATCCTGGAACGCCTGGCACCCCTGGATCGCCAGGAACACCTGGAACACCACCGCATCCTGGATACCCAGGCACACCTGGCACGCCTGGAAAGCCGTCTCAACCTGGATACCCTGGAACACCAGGTACACCTGGAACGCCTGGAAGTCCACCACAACCGGGCCATCCGGGATATCCTGGAGTGCCTGGCACGCCAGGAATGCCGGGAACACCTGGCACTCCTGGAACACCACCGCATCCTGGATATCCAGGCACACCTGGCACGCCTGGAAAGCCGCCTCAACCTGGATACCCTGGAACACCAGGAACGCCAGGAACACCTGGAACGCCTGGCAGCCCACCACAACCGGGGCATCCTGGATATCCTGGAACGCCTGGCACCCCTGGATCGCCAGGAACGCCTGGCACCCCTGGATCGCCAGGAACGCCTGGCACTCCTGGAACACCGTCGCATCCTGGATACCCTGGTTCACCCGGAACGCCTGGAAAACCGCCGCAACCTGGTTACCCAGGAACACCTGGATACCCTGGTACACCCGGCACGCCTGGGACGCCTGGCAGCCCACCACAACCGGGCCATCCGGGATATCCTGGAACGCCTGGCACTCCTGGAACCCCGTCGCATCCTGGATACCCTGGTACACCCGGAACGCCTGGAAAACCGCCGCAACCTGGCTACCCAGGAACACCTGGATACCCTGGTATACCCGGCACGCCTGGTACGCCTGGCAGCCCACCACAACCGGGCCATCCGGGATATCCTGGAACGCCTGGCACTCCTGGAACCCCGTCGCATCCTGGATACCCTGGTACACCCGGAACGCCTGGAAAACCGCCGCAACCTGGCTACCCAGGAACACCTGGATACCCTGGTATACCCGGCACGCCTGGTACGCCTGGCAGCCCACCACAACCGGGGCATCCGGGATATCCTGGAACGCCTGGAATACCGTCGCAACCAGGATACCCTGGATCGCCAGGTACACCCGGAACACCTGGCACGCCTGGCAGTCCGCCACAACCGGGATACCCAGGATATCCTGGATACCCTGGAACGCCTGGGACGCCTGGTGCACCCGGGTACCCAGGGACACCTGGTACTCCAGGATATCCTGATGGTCCCCAACCTGGCGCTCCTGGAAGACCAGGTAAGCCTGGTAAGCCCGGTAGACCTGGTAAACCTGGCAAACCTGGCAAGCCCGGTCACCATGGGGCTGGCAGTCCATCTCATCCAATGCAGCCTCCATATCCGGGAGCTCCCGGTCTAGAAGGAACGCCAGGCTCCCCCGGTATTCCTGGTTTGCCCGGTACGCCGGGATCTCCTCCTCATCCACCATATCCAGGATATCCTGGAGATAGTGGTACTCCAGGAGTTCCTGGTACTCCTGGTACGCCAGGCAGACCAAGTAGACCCGGCAAACCTGGTACGCCCGGTATTCCCGGTATACCACCATACCCACCACAACCGGGATATCCTGGAGCACCTGGATCTCCTGGAACACCAGGCATACCGGGTACTCCTGGTACACCGGGAACCCCGCCAATACCACCGCAGCCTGGACACCCTGGACATCCAGGTAAACCTGGTCGACCTGGTAGACCCGGTCGACCTGGTTCCCCAGGTTTACCTGGACATCATTCACATCCTGGAACTTCAACACCAG GTAGCGAGCAGCATCCTTCGTACCCTGGATATCCCACTGAACCTCAAGGTCCAGGTGGCGATGGAGGTGGAGTAGGTGGTGTTGGACCTGATGGTCCCAACGGCCCATGGCCCAATGGTCCCGATGGTCCCCAAGGTCCAGGCGGTCCTGGCGGTCCAGACGGTCCGGAAGGTCCTGGAGGTCCTGTTGGTGGAGTTGGAGGAGTAGGTGGTGAAGGAGGTGTTGGACCAGATGGACCAGACGGTCCATGGCCGACAGGTTCACCGGGACCCGATGGTCCATGGCCTGGTGATCCAGATTACGTACCCGGAGCACAGCCAACATCGCGACCTCAATACGAAGGACCAATCAAACTTCAATATCCACTGAAGTATTACGAACCTACGACACCGAGTGCATACAACGAACCATTCTATGGAGACTATGGACAGAAACAAGTAGAACGATTGACATCCAGTTCTAAGTTTAATTCAGATTTTAGGAAAAATGGAACGTTCGATGTAAATTACGAGAAAAACGTTGAGTCCACCGCTTTCGGATATCCAACCAAAATAAGTAGCCCGTTTGGTTCAAAAGACAATCAATACCAAGGTCAATCGGAAAGACTTGGATACCATCAGGAACAATTAAATCAAAACGCGGACGCAATTAATTCTTTGTTGCACATGCAACGGAAGGAGTCGCGAAAATATACCGATGAAGAAGACGGGAACGCGTATGTTGGCGTCACGAAGCTTGCGCCTCAAACCACGTACAACGAAGTAAAGACATCGAACAACGCGAAGTACGCTGGCCAGCAACAGATCGAACACACCAATCGCGGACATCGTAAATTTTCTCAACAGGTTACGAAATTGAGTCAACCTGATAAAACCAATCCAATCGTCGAGGTAGAGACGGAGAAGGCAGCGTATCAGAATGCAAACGTAAAGTATCAGTCGTCGAGCAGAGATAGTTCTACGTTCATCAAACAG ctcgAAGCCGGACCGAAAGGCGAAGAATTAAGAGCCGGAACGTCAAATGAAGAATGTAATTGTAACACACGGTCGTCGAATCACGACACGACCGTGACGAAAATTTCTCGCTTTCAGGGAACAAGTCCATAA